One Pongo pygmaeus isolate AG05252 chromosome 10, NHGRI_mPonPyg2-v2.0_pri, whole genome shotgun sequence genomic window carries:
- the HIP1R gene encoding huntingtin-interacting protein 1-related protein isoform X1, protein MNSIKNVPARVLSRRPGHSLEAEREQFDKTQAISISKAINTQEAPVKEKHARRIILGTHHEKGAFTFWSYAIGLPLPSSSILSWKFCHVLHKVLRDGHPNVLHDCQRYRSNIREIGDLWGHLHDRYGQLVNVYTKLLLTKISFHLKHPQFPAGLEVTDEVLEKAAGTDVNNIFQLTVEMFDYMDCELKLSESVFRQLNTAIAVSQMSSGQCRLAPLIQVIQDCSHLYHYTVKLLFKLHSCLPADTLQGHRDRFHEQFHSLRNFFRRASDMLYFKRLIQIPRLPEGPPNFLRASALAEHIKPVVVIPEEAPEDEEPENLIEISTGPPAGEPVVVADLFDQTFGPPNGSVKDDRDLQIESLKREVEMLRSELEKIKLEAQRYISQLKSQVNALEGELEEQRKQKQKALVDNEQLRHELAQLRAAQLEGERSQGLREEAERKASATEARYNKLKEKHSELVHVHAELLRKNADTAKQLTVTQQSQEEVARVKEQLAFQVEQVKRESELKLEEQSDQLEKLKRELEAKAGELARAQEALSHTEQSKSELSSRLDMLSAEKDALSGAVRQREADLLAAQSLVRETEAALSREQQRSSQEQSELQGRLAERESQEQGLRQRLLDEQFAVLRGAAAEAAGILQDAVSKLDDPLHLRCTSSPDYLVSRAQEALDAVSALEEGHAQYLTTLADASMLVAALTRFSHLAADTIVNGGATSHLAPTNPADRLIDTCRECGARALELMGQLQDRQALRHMQASLVRTPLQGILQLGQELKPKSLDVRQEELGAMVDKEMAATSAAIEDAVRRIEDMMNQARHASSGVKLEVNERILNSCTDLMKAIRLLVTTSTSLQKEIVESGRGAATQQEFYAKNSRWTEGLISASKAVGWGATQLVEAADKVVLHTGKYEELIVCSHEIAASTAQLVAASKVKANKHSPHLSRLQECSRTVNERAASVVASTKSGQEQIEDRDTMDFSGLSLIKLKKQEMETQVRVLELEKTLEAERMRLGELRKQHYVLAGASGSPGEAAAIRPSTAPRSVTTKKPPLAQKPSVAPRQDHQLDKKDGIYAAQLVNY, encoded by the exons GCCATCAGCATCAGCAAAGCCATCAACACCCAGGAGGCCCCCGTGAAGGAGAAGCACGCCCGGC GCATCATTCTGGGCACACACCACGAGAAGGGGGCTTTCACCTTCTGGTCCTACGCCATTGGACTGCCGCTGCCCAGCAGCTCCATTCTCAGCTGGAAGTTCTGCCATGTCCTCCACAAGGTCCTTCGAGACGGGCACCCCAAT GTGCTGCATGACTGCCAGCGGTACCGCAGCAACATCCGGGAGATCGGAGACCTGTGG GGACATTTGCATGACCGCTACGGACAGCTGGTGAATGTCTACACCAAGCTGCTGCTGACCAAGATCTCCTTCCACCTCAAG CATCCCCAGTTTCCTGCGGGCCTGGAGGTGACAGACGAGGTACTGGAGAAGGCAGCTGGGACTGATGTCAACAACAT CTTCCAGCTCACTGTGGAGATGTTTGATTACATGGATTGTGAGCTGAAGCTTTCTGAATCAG TTTTCCGACAGCTCAACACGGCCATCGCCGTATCCCAGATGTCCTCAGGCCAGTGCCGCCTGGCCCCGCTCATCCAGGTCATCCAGGACTGCAGCCACCTCTACCACTACACGGTCAAGCTCCTGTTCAAGCTACACTCTT GTCTCCCTGCGGACACCCTGCAAGGCCACAGGGACCGGTTCCACGAGCAGTTTCACAG CCTCAGGAACTTCTTCCGCAGAGCCTCTGACATGCTGTATTTCAAGCGGCTCATCCAGATCCCCCGGCTGCCCGAG GGACCCCCTAACTTCCTGCGGGCCTCAGCCCTGGCTGAGCACATCAAGCCGGTGGTGGTGATCCCCGAGGAGGCCCCGGAGGACGAGGAACCGGAGAATCTCATTGAGATCAGCACAGGGCCCCCCGCGGGGGAGCCAGTG GTGGTGGCTGACCTCTTCGATCAGACGTTTGGACCCCCCAATGGCTCTGTGAAGGATGACAG GGACCTCCAGATTGAGAGCTTGAAGAGAGAGGTGGAAATGCTCCGCTCTGAGCTGGAGAAGATCAAGCTGGAG GCCCAGCGGTACATCTCGCAGCTGAAGAGTCAGGTGAATGCACTGGAGGGTGAGCTGGAGGAGCAGcggaagcagaagcagaaggccCTGGTGGATAATGAGCAGCTCCGCCACGAGCTGGCCCAGCTGAGGGCTGCCCAGCTGGAGGGCGAGCGGAGCCAGGGCCTGCGTGAGGAGGCTGAGA GGAAGGCCAGTGCCACGGAGGCGCGCTACAACAAGCTGAAGGAAAAGCACAGTGAGCTCGTCCATGTGCACGCAGAGCTGCTTAGAAAG AACGCGGACACAGCCAAGCAGCTGACGGTGACGCAGCAAAGCCAGGAGGAGGTGGCGAGGGTGAAGGAGCAGCTGGCCTTCCAGGTGGAGCAGGTGAAGCGGGAGTCAGAGTTGAAG CTGGAGGAGCAGAGTGACCAGCTGGAGAAGCTCAAGAGGGAGCTGGAGGCCAAGGCCGGAGAGCTGGCCCGCGCGCAGGAGGCCCTGAGCCACACAGAGCAG AGCAAGTCGGAGCTGAGCTCACGGCTGGACATGCTGAGTGCGGAGAAGGATGCGCTGAGTGGAGCTGTGCGGCAGCGGGAGGCAGACCTGCTGGCGGCGCAGAGCCTGGTGCGCGAGACAGAGGCGGCGCTGAGCCGGGAGCAGCAGCGCAGCTCCCAGGAGCAGAGCGAGTTGCAGGGCCGGCTGGCAGAGAGG GAGTCTCAGGAGCAGGGGCTGCGGCAGAGGCTGCTGGACGAGCAGTTCGCAGTGCTGCGGGGCGCTGCTGCCGAGGCCGCGGGCATCCTGCAGGATGCTGTGAGCAAGCTGGATGACCCCCTGCACCTGCGCTGTACCAGCTCCCCAG ACTACCTGGTGAGCAGGGCCCAGGAGGCCTTGGATGCCGTGAGCGCCCTGGAGGAGGGCCACGCCCAGTACCTGACCACCTTGGCAG ATGCCTCCATGCTGGTGGCAGCTCTGACCCGCTTCTCCCATCTGGCTGCGGATACCATCGTCAATGGCGGTGCCACCTCGCACCTAGCTCCCACCAACCCTGCCGACC GTCTCATAGACACCTGCAGGGAGTGTGGGGCCCGGGCTCTGGAGCTCATGGGGCAGCTGCAGGACCGGCAGGCTCTGCGGCACATGCAGGCCAGCCTGGTGCGGACACCCCTGCAGGGCATCCTTCAGCTGGGCCAG GAACTGAAACCCAAGAGCCTAGATgtgcggcaggaggagctgggggcCATGGTAGACAAGGAGATGGCGGCCACATCCGCAGCCATTGAAGATGCCGTGCGGAGGATCGAG GACATGATGAACCAGGCACGCCACGCCAGCTCGGGGGTGAAGCTGGAGGTGAACGAGAG gATCCTCAACTCCTGCACAGACCTGATGAAG GCTATCCGGCTCCTGGTGACGACATCCACTAGCCTGCAGAAGGAAATCGTGGAGAGCGGCAGG GGGGCAGCCACGCAGCAGGAATTTTACGCCAAGAACTCGCGCTGGACCGAAGGCCTCATCTCGGCCTCCAAGGCTGTGGGCTGGGGAGCCACACAGCTGGT GGAGGCGGCTGACAAGGTGGTGCTTCACACGGGCAAGTATGAGGAGCTCATCGTCTGCTCCCACGAGATCGCAGCCAGCACGGCCCAGCTGGTGGCGGCCTCCAAG GTGAAGGCCAACAAGCACAGCCCCCACCTGAGCCGCCTGCAGGAATGTTCTCGCACAGTCAATGAGAGGGCTGCCAGTGTGGTGGCCTCCACCAAGTCAGGCCAGGAGCAGATTGAGGACAGAG ACACCATGGATTTCTCCGGCCTGTCCCTCATCAAGTTGAAGAAGCAGGAGATGGAGACCCAG GTGCGTGTCCTGGAGCTGGAGAAGACGCTGGAGGCTGAACGCATGCGGCTGGGGGAGTTGCGGAAGCAACACTATGTGCTGGCTGGGGCATCAGGCAGCCCTGGAGAGGCGGCGGCCATCCGGCCCAGCACTGCCCCCCGAAGTGTAACCACCAAGAAACCACCCCTGGCCCAGAAGCCCAGCGTGGCCCCCAGACAGGACCACCAG CTTGACAAAAAGGATGGCATCTACGCAGCTCAACTCGTGAACTACTAG
- the HIP1R gene encoding huntingtin-interacting protein 1-related protein isoform X2: MEARFSPINQILPWCRQDLAISISKAINTQEAPVKEKHARRIILGTHHEKGAFTFWSYAIGLPLPSSSILSWKFCHVLHKVLRDGHPNVLHDCQRYRSNIREIGDLWGHLHDRYGQLVNVYTKLLLTKISFHLKHPQFPAGLEVTDEVLEKAAGTDVNNIFQLTVEMFDYMDCELKLSESVFRQLNTAIAVSQMSSGQCRLAPLIQVIQDCSHLYHYTVKLLFKLHSCLPADTLQGHRDRFHEQFHSLRNFFRRASDMLYFKRLIQIPRLPEGPPNFLRASALAEHIKPVVVIPEEAPEDEEPENLIEISTGPPAGEPVVVADLFDQTFGPPNGSVKDDRDLQIESLKREVEMLRSELEKIKLEAQRYISQLKSQVNALEGELEEQRKQKQKALVDNEQLRHELAQLRAAQLEGERSQGLREEAERKASATEARYNKLKEKHSELVHVHAELLRKNADTAKQLTVTQQSQEEVARVKEQLAFQVEQVKRESELKLEEQSDQLEKLKRELEAKAGELARAQEALSHTEQSKSELSSRLDMLSAEKDALSGAVRQREADLLAAQSLVRETEAALSREQQRSSQEQSELQGRLAERESQEQGLRQRLLDEQFAVLRGAAAEAAGILQDAVSKLDDPLHLRCTSSPDYLVSRAQEALDAVSALEEGHAQYLTTLADASMLVAALTRFSHLAADTIVNGGATSHLAPTNPADRLIDTCRECGARALELMGQLQDRQALRHMQASLVRTPLQGILQLGQELKPKSLDVRQEELGAMVDKEMAATSAAIEDAVRRIEDMMNQARHASSGVKLEVNERILNSCTDLMKAIRLLVTTSTSLQKEIVESGRGAATQQEFYAKNSRWTEGLISASKAVGWGATQLVEAADKVVLHTGKYEELIVCSHEIAASTAQLVAASKVKANKHSPHLSRLQECSRTVNERAASVVASTKSGQEQIEDRDTMDFSGLSLIKLKKQEMETQVRVLELEKTLEAERMRLGELRKQHYVLAGASGSPGEAAAIRPSTAPRSVTTKKPPLAQKPSVAPRQDHQLDKKDGIYAAQLVNY; encoded by the exons GCCATCAGCATCAGCAAAGCCATCAACACCCAGGAGGCCCCCGTGAAGGAGAAGCACGCCCGGC GCATCATTCTGGGCACACACCACGAGAAGGGGGCTTTCACCTTCTGGTCCTACGCCATTGGACTGCCGCTGCCCAGCAGCTCCATTCTCAGCTGGAAGTTCTGCCATGTCCTCCACAAGGTCCTTCGAGACGGGCACCCCAAT GTGCTGCATGACTGCCAGCGGTACCGCAGCAACATCCGGGAGATCGGAGACCTGTGG GGACATTTGCATGACCGCTACGGACAGCTGGTGAATGTCTACACCAAGCTGCTGCTGACCAAGATCTCCTTCCACCTCAAG CATCCCCAGTTTCCTGCGGGCCTGGAGGTGACAGACGAGGTACTGGAGAAGGCAGCTGGGACTGATGTCAACAACAT CTTCCAGCTCACTGTGGAGATGTTTGATTACATGGATTGTGAGCTGAAGCTTTCTGAATCAG TTTTCCGACAGCTCAACACGGCCATCGCCGTATCCCAGATGTCCTCAGGCCAGTGCCGCCTGGCCCCGCTCATCCAGGTCATCCAGGACTGCAGCCACCTCTACCACTACACGGTCAAGCTCCTGTTCAAGCTACACTCTT GTCTCCCTGCGGACACCCTGCAAGGCCACAGGGACCGGTTCCACGAGCAGTTTCACAG CCTCAGGAACTTCTTCCGCAGAGCCTCTGACATGCTGTATTTCAAGCGGCTCATCCAGATCCCCCGGCTGCCCGAG GGACCCCCTAACTTCCTGCGGGCCTCAGCCCTGGCTGAGCACATCAAGCCGGTGGTGGTGATCCCCGAGGAGGCCCCGGAGGACGAGGAACCGGAGAATCTCATTGAGATCAGCACAGGGCCCCCCGCGGGGGAGCCAGTG GTGGTGGCTGACCTCTTCGATCAGACGTTTGGACCCCCCAATGGCTCTGTGAAGGATGACAG GGACCTCCAGATTGAGAGCTTGAAGAGAGAGGTGGAAATGCTCCGCTCTGAGCTGGAGAAGATCAAGCTGGAG GCCCAGCGGTACATCTCGCAGCTGAAGAGTCAGGTGAATGCACTGGAGGGTGAGCTGGAGGAGCAGcggaagcagaagcagaaggccCTGGTGGATAATGAGCAGCTCCGCCACGAGCTGGCCCAGCTGAGGGCTGCCCAGCTGGAGGGCGAGCGGAGCCAGGGCCTGCGTGAGGAGGCTGAGA GGAAGGCCAGTGCCACGGAGGCGCGCTACAACAAGCTGAAGGAAAAGCACAGTGAGCTCGTCCATGTGCACGCAGAGCTGCTTAGAAAG AACGCGGACACAGCCAAGCAGCTGACGGTGACGCAGCAAAGCCAGGAGGAGGTGGCGAGGGTGAAGGAGCAGCTGGCCTTCCAGGTGGAGCAGGTGAAGCGGGAGTCAGAGTTGAAG CTGGAGGAGCAGAGTGACCAGCTGGAGAAGCTCAAGAGGGAGCTGGAGGCCAAGGCCGGAGAGCTGGCCCGCGCGCAGGAGGCCCTGAGCCACACAGAGCAG AGCAAGTCGGAGCTGAGCTCACGGCTGGACATGCTGAGTGCGGAGAAGGATGCGCTGAGTGGAGCTGTGCGGCAGCGGGAGGCAGACCTGCTGGCGGCGCAGAGCCTGGTGCGCGAGACAGAGGCGGCGCTGAGCCGGGAGCAGCAGCGCAGCTCCCAGGAGCAGAGCGAGTTGCAGGGCCGGCTGGCAGAGAGG GAGTCTCAGGAGCAGGGGCTGCGGCAGAGGCTGCTGGACGAGCAGTTCGCAGTGCTGCGGGGCGCTGCTGCCGAGGCCGCGGGCATCCTGCAGGATGCTGTGAGCAAGCTGGATGACCCCCTGCACCTGCGCTGTACCAGCTCCCCAG ACTACCTGGTGAGCAGGGCCCAGGAGGCCTTGGATGCCGTGAGCGCCCTGGAGGAGGGCCACGCCCAGTACCTGACCACCTTGGCAG ATGCCTCCATGCTGGTGGCAGCTCTGACCCGCTTCTCCCATCTGGCTGCGGATACCATCGTCAATGGCGGTGCCACCTCGCACCTAGCTCCCACCAACCCTGCCGACC GTCTCATAGACACCTGCAGGGAGTGTGGGGCCCGGGCTCTGGAGCTCATGGGGCAGCTGCAGGACCGGCAGGCTCTGCGGCACATGCAGGCCAGCCTGGTGCGGACACCCCTGCAGGGCATCCTTCAGCTGGGCCAG GAACTGAAACCCAAGAGCCTAGATgtgcggcaggaggagctgggggcCATGGTAGACAAGGAGATGGCGGCCACATCCGCAGCCATTGAAGATGCCGTGCGGAGGATCGAG GACATGATGAACCAGGCACGCCACGCCAGCTCGGGGGTGAAGCTGGAGGTGAACGAGAG gATCCTCAACTCCTGCACAGACCTGATGAAG GCTATCCGGCTCCTGGTGACGACATCCACTAGCCTGCAGAAGGAAATCGTGGAGAGCGGCAGG GGGGCAGCCACGCAGCAGGAATTTTACGCCAAGAACTCGCGCTGGACCGAAGGCCTCATCTCGGCCTCCAAGGCTGTGGGCTGGGGAGCCACACAGCTGGT GGAGGCGGCTGACAAGGTGGTGCTTCACACGGGCAAGTATGAGGAGCTCATCGTCTGCTCCCACGAGATCGCAGCCAGCACGGCCCAGCTGGTGGCGGCCTCCAAG GTGAAGGCCAACAAGCACAGCCCCCACCTGAGCCGCCTGCAGGAATGTTCTCGCACAGTCAATGAGAGGGCTGCCAGTGTGGTGGCCTCCACCAAGTCAGGCCAGGAGCAGATTGAGGACAGAG ACACCATGGATTTCTCCGGCCTGTCCCTCATCAAGTTGAAGAAGCAGGAGATGGAGACCCAG GTGCGTGTCCTGGAGCTGGAGAAGACGCTGGAGGCTGAACGCATGCGGCTGGGGGAGTTGCGGAAGCAACACTATGTGCTGGCTGGGGCATCAGGCAGCCCTGGAGAGGCGGCGGCCATCCGGCCCAGCACTGCCCCCCGAAGTGTAACCACCAAGAAACCACCCCTGGCCCAGAAGCCCAGCGTGGCCCCCAGACAGGACCACCAG CTTGACAAAAAGGATGGCATCTACGCAGCTCAACTCGTGAACTACTAG